CACCATTTGAGctggaaggaggaggaggagagtagTAATAAGAACCACCCCCATCGGAGTTTGAAgacgacggaggaggaggaggataagaagaagatgggacAGGATTGCATGGATTGTCGCAAGAGGAACACATTGTGCAAGAAACAGTTTGGTCTTTTGAAGTCACAGAGAGAGGCAGTGACATTAAGAGTACAAGAAGAGCTGACAGAGTAGAGAATCTGTTTGGTTCCATTGTCAGAAGTTTTTGTAGTCTGACAAATATGAGCTATAGAAGATCAAGTgataaggaagagagaagatgaaaggaaacgagagaaagagagagagagagagaaggaagaagaaacacacaTTCAGAGGCTCAGAATAAGAGTGATTTCCTCTTTTTATTAacgaatttaatatttttaattgtattattttaaaaattcattaaatcGAAAAATAATTCTTCATAGTAgtattaaaagattttattattagtgtCAAAAGTTATTCGCATTTGTCATATAtcgttttcataaattttatatttcatagaTATATTCGTACACTGACAGTATCTCAAAAATGTTGATTTGGGTACTTTAAATCTCTGTAAAATTCttctttataatatttaaatatatataatacataattcTCTTCTTCTGGAAATTTGATTAcatgaaataattaattatctaggaaataaattaattttagagaGACTATGagagaaatataaataacaCGGAGAAAAAAGAACAGAGCGTAATTTTGGAGAATGTAACGCAGAGCAAATAAATACATTTGACATTTATAACCAAAGATTTGTGTAATAAAAGTACTGAAATACTCGGTAAATGCCAAATGGTAACATGTATTGTAAGTACATATCaattctaatttctcaaccgaAAGTTTTGAgatcatcctttttttttaatatataaataaactactcTCTCCGTTCTATTTTAACTGTCGTTTAAGATTTTTACACATAagtaaactattaaattttatgttttgtccttcattaatatattttataattttttcattagtTGAAACTTTAATACAGCAGGGATAAGATTagaatattcatcaaacatctgcattgaaaatctaaaacgacaactaatatgaaataaaaattaaattctataaCAATAACTAAATTAGAACGGAAGAAGTAGTAATTTTGAGtctttctcttttactataagtctataacctTTATAAATTTTATCTAGACCTGGTTTGGACATGGTGAAAAGATATGCACGTCTATAGAATCTTTACTTCTTTAGTACATATGGCTTCTACTTCAATCTATGAACTGAAGTTTAAATTTTCATACCTTTACATCATGGTTAAttaggttagtttttttttttttttcaatccaaGAATCGACTACGAAACTGGAAAGTgaatcggatttttttttttttttttttccttttttgtcgTTTTCGGCTCTTCGTAAAAAATGGGATATACCTGAGACTTGAGTAGTAGATATACGATTTTCGGAttttaagtaaaacaaaaatcttctaATACAAATTGTTTATTGTTAGGTGAGGAATAGTTTATATGTGGCACTTAACGATTGGTGAGTAGAAGTGAAAACACGTGGCTATGAGAAAGCCGATGTGATTATTTCTTATCTTGTGCTAGAAATACAAAATGTTTTGTGCTATT
The Camelina sativa cultivar DH55 chromosome 15, Cs, whole genome shotgun sequence DNA segment above includes these coding regions:
- the LOC104744851 gene encoding uncharacterized protein LOC104744851 codes for the protein MEPNRFSTLSALLVLLMSLPLSVTSKDQTVSCTMCSSCDNPCNPVPSSSYPPPPPSSSNSDGGGSYYYSPPPPSSSNGAKYPPPYGGDGGQGYYYSPPYYGNYGTPPPPNPIVPYFPFYYHTPPQGQQGYLDSGSDRLKGSLLFAMFVVLLCFV